A DNA window from Actinomadura coerulea contains the following coding sequences:
- a CDS encoding FAD-dependent monooxygenase codes for MKNVLISGASIGGPALAYWLRRYGFGVTVVEVTPGPRAGGQAVDVRGPALEVAERMGVLDRIREQRVEMRGMSMVDGDGNELYRSEEYTLTGGDLGSPDVEILRDDLSAILADAAGDGVEYLYGDSIAGLEQGDDGVRVIFQSGTVRTFDLVVGADGAHSNTRRLVFGPEKDFITHLGTYLSVWTAPNFLGLDRWQVFHQVPGSSWGGGVMSVRGNEEVRVYLGFESERPIEYDHRDTAAQKKIMADALAGGGWVLPELVETMWDAADFHFDSMAQIHMDSWSSGRVVLLGDAGYCGSPLSGQGTSMALVGAYVLAGELKAAGGDHRAAFADYEKELRGYVAANQELALTNKARVEAQRNAETGGEAEAEAVDFQDFGEIVGSFTVRDY; via the coding sequence ATGAAGAACGTCCTCATCTCGGGTGCGAGCATCGGCGGGCCCGCGCTGGCGTACTGGCTGCGGCGGTACGGGTTCGGCGTGACGGTCGTGGAGGTGACGCCCGGGCCGCGGGCAGGCGGGCAGGCGGTCGACGTGCGCGGGCCGGCGCTGGAGGTCGCCGAGCGGATGGGCGTCCTCGACCGGATCCGCGAGCAGCGCGTTGAGATGCGCGGCATGTCCATGGTGGACGGGGACGGCAACGAGCTGTACCGCAGCGAGGAGTACACGCTCACCGGCGGCGACCTGGGCAGCCCCGACGTGGAGATCCTGCGCGACGACCTGTCCGCGATCCTGGCGGACGCGGCCGGCGACGGCGTCGAGTACCTGTACGGCGACTCGATCGCCGGGCTGGAGCAGGGCGACGACGGGGTGCGGGTGATCTTCCAGAGCGGGACGGTCCGCACGTTCGACCTGGTCGTCGGCGCCGACGGCGCGCATTCCAACACGCGCCGGCTGGTGTTCGGGCCGGAGAAGGACTTCATCACCCACCTCGGGACCTACCTGTCGGTGTGGACGGCCCCGAACTTCCTCGGCCTGGACCGCTGGCAGGTGTTCCACCAGGTGCCGGGCAGCAGCTGGGGCGGCGGCGTGATGAGCGTCCGCGGCAACGAGGAGGTCCGCGTCTACCTGGGGTTCGAGTCCGAGCGGCCGATCGAGTACGACCACCGCGACACCGCCGCGCAGAAGAAGATCATGGCGGACGCGCTGGCGGGCGGCGGCTGGGTGCTGCCGGAGCTGGTGGAGACGATGTGGGACGCGGCCGACTTCCACTTCGACTCGATGGCGCAGATCCACATGGACTCCTGGTCGAGCGGGCGGGTCGTCCTGCTCGGGGACGCGGGCTACTGCGGGTCGCCGCTGTCCGGGCAGGGCACGAGCATGGCCCTCGTGGGCGCGTACGTGCTGGCAGGGGAGCTGAAGGCGGCGGGCGGCGACCACCGCGCGGCGTTCGCGGACTACGAGAAGGAGCTGCGCGGGTACGTCGCCGCGAACCAGGAGCTGGCGCTGACCAACAAGGCGCGGGTGGAAGCGCAGCGCAACGCCGAGACGGGCGGCGAGGCCGAGGCCGAGGCCGTCGACTTCCAGGACTTCGGGGAGATCGTCGGCTCGTTCACGGTGCGGGACTACTGA
- a CDS encoding threonine/serine dehydratase, with the protein MIDRSDVQAAAGRVAGHVRRTPTVEVEPGPLAPTARMWLKLELTQHTGSFKARGAFNHILAARDEGRLPETGVVAASGGNAGLAFAYAAARAGVPAEVYVPETAPAVKVARLRALGAAVVQVGTRYAEAQDAATKRAADTGALFCHAYDLPEVCAGQGTLGLEVLEQTGGEIDTVLLAVGGGGLMAGVAAALEGRARVVGVEPVTIPTLERALHAGRPVDVEVSGVAADSLGATRAGEIAFAVASRAGVRPVLVTDEAIVEARRFVWREYRLVVEHGTAAAVAALRGGAYRPSAGERVAVVLCGANTDPSDLA; encoded by the coding sequence GTGATCGATCGCTCAGACGTCCAGGCCGCGGCGGGGCGTGTCGCGGGCCATGTCCGCCGCACGCCGACGGTCGAGGTCGAGCCGGGGCCGCTCGCGCCCACCGCGCGGATGTGGCTGAAGCTCGAACTGACGCAGCACACGGGGTCGTTCAAGGCGCGCGGTGCGTTCAACCACATCCTGGCGGCGCGGGACGAGGGACGGCTTCCGGAGACCGGGGTCGTCGCGGCCTCCGGCGGCAACGCGGGGCTGGCCTTCGCGTACGCGGCGGCGCGGGCGGGCGTCCCGGCCGAGGTGTACGTGCCGGAGACGGCGCCCGCGGTGAAGGTCGCGCGGCTGCGGGCCCTCGGCGCCGCGGTCGTGCAGGTCGGCACCCGGTACGCCGAGGCGCAGGACGCCGCGACCAAGCGCGCCGCCGACACCGGCGCGCTGTTCTGCCACGCCTACGACCTGCCGGAGGTGTGCGCCGGCCAGGGCACGCTCGGCCTGGAGGTGCTGGAGCAGACCGGCGGCGAGATCGACACGGTCCTGCTGGCGGTCGGCGGCGGAGGGCTGATGGCGGGCGTCGCCGCCGCGCTCGAAGGGCGGGCGCGCGTCGTCGGCGTCGAGCCCGTGACGATCCCGACCCTCGAACGCGCCCTGCACGCCGGACGCCCCGTGGACGTGGAGGTCTCGGGGGTCGCCGCCGACTCCCTCGGCGCGACCCGGGCCGGCGAGATCGCGTTCGCGGTCGCCTCCCGGGCCGGGGTCCGTCCCGTCCTGGTCACCGACGAGGCGATCGTCGAGGCCCGCCGGTTCGTGTGGCGGGAGTACCGCCTGGTCGTCGAGCACGGCACGGCCGCCGCCGTGGCCGCGCTCCGCGGCGGCGCCTACCGGCCGTCCGCCGGGGAGCGCGTCGCGGTCGTCCTGTGCGGCGCCAACACCGACCCGTCCGACCTGGCCTGA
- a CDS encoding RNA polymerase sigma factor, whose translation MVNDIGLAEELAQDALVAALEQWPESGVPDNPGAWLMAVGKRRAVDRIRRLRRLEGKIEEMGRDLETQAPPEEFDVPDDDRIEDDVLRLIFTACHPVLSAQARVALTLRMLGGLTTEEIAHAFLVPEATVAQRIVRAKRTLSEANVPFEVPQGPGRAARLASVLEVVYLVFNEGYAASAGDAWVRADLCREALRLGRVLAELAPGEPEVHGLAALMEIQASRTRARTGPSGEPVPLAAQDRGKWDRLLIHRGYEALLRAKRIGEPPGPYVLQAAIAACHAQAPSAEDTDWARIASLYEILARVAPSPVVELNRAVAVGMADGPEKGLELADALVDEPALRGYHLLPSVRGDLLARLGRRDEAREQFERAAELTRNAPEREVLLARAASLSSPAP comes from the coding sequence ATGGTGAACGACATCGGGCTCGCCGAGGAACTCGCGCAGGACGCGCTGGTCGCCGCGCTCGAACAGTGGCCGGAGTCAGGCGTCCCGGACAACCCGGGCGCCTGGCTCATGGCCGTCGGCAAGCGCCGCGCCGTCGACCGGATCCGGCGGCTGCGGCGGCTCGAAGGCAAGATCGAGGAGATGGGCCGCGACCTGGAGACCCAGGCGCCGCCCGAGGAGTTCGACGTTCCGGACGACGACCGCATCGAGGACGACGTCCTCCGGCTGATCTTCACCGCCTGCCACCCGGTGCTGTCCGCGCAGGCGCGGGTCGCGCTGACGCTGCGCATGCTCGGCGGCCTCACCACCGAGGAGATCGCGCACGCGTTCCTCGTCCCGGAGGCGACCGTGGCGCAGCGGATCGTCCGGGCCAAGCGGACGCTCTCGGAGGCGAACGTCCCGTTCGAGGTGCCGCAGGGGCCGGGCCGCGCGGCCCGGCTGGCGTCCGTGCTGGAGGTCGTCTACCTCGTCTTCAACGAGGGGTACGCCGCCAGCGCCGGAGACGCCTGGGTGCGGGCGGACCTGTGCCGCGAGGCGCTGCGCCTCGGCCGCGTCCTCGCGGAGCTGGCCCCCGGCGAGCCCGAGGTGCACGGGCTCGCCGCGCTGATGGAGATCCAGGCGTCCCGCACCCGGGCGCGCACCGGGCCGTCCGGGGAGCCCGTCCCGCTGGCGGCGCAGGACCGCGGCAAGTGGGACCGGCTCCTCATCCACCGCGGGTACGAGGCGCTGCTGCGCGCGAAGAGGATCGGCGAGCCGCCCGGCCCGTACGTCCTTCAGGCGGCGATCGCCGCCTGCCACGCGCAGGCCCCCTCCGCCGAGGACACCGACTGGGCGCGGATCGCGTCCCTGTACGAGATCCTCGCCCGCGTCGCGCCGTCCCCCGTCGTGGAGCTGAACCGGGCCGTGGCGGTCGGCATGGCGGACGGCCCCGAGAAGGGCCTGGAGCTCGCCGACGCCCTGGTGGACGAGCCCGCCCTGCGCGGCTACCACCTGCTGCCGAGCGTCCGCGGCGACCTGCTCGCCCGCCTCGGCCGCCGGGACGAGGCCCGGGAGCAGTTCGAGCGCGCCGCGGAGCTCACCCGCAACGCGCCCGAACGCGAGGTCCTGCTGGCCCGCGCCGCCTCGCTCAGTAGTCCCGCACCGTGA
- a CDS encoding Hsp20/alpha crystallin family protein produces MLLTSIDPFVQEFERQFDRAVRQAAGQGGGAGMPMDGIRRADDVVLRFDLPGIDPGSIEVTVDRGVLSVTARREEEFGEEERVFVRERIMGSFTRRVYLSEHLDAEAIEAAYDNGVLAVRIPVLERARPRKVAVQQSGAGQKAIRN; encoded by the coding sequence GTGTTGCTGACGTCGATCGACCCGTTCGTGCAGGAGTTCGAGCGTCAGTTCGACCGCGCGGTCCGCCAGGCCGCCGGCCAGGGCGGCGGCGCCGGCATGCCGATGGACGGCATCCGCCGCGCCGACGACGTCGTCCTGCGGTTCGACCTGCCGGGGATCGACCCCGGCTCCATCGAGGTCACCGTCGACCGCGGTGTGCTCTCGGTGACCGCGCGGCGCGAGGAGGAGTTCGGCGAGGAGGAGCGCGTCTTCGTCCGCGAGCGGATCATGGGCTCCTTCACCCGCCGGGTCTACCTGTCGGAGCACCTGGACGCCGAGGCGATCGAGGCCGCCTACGACAACGGCGTCCTCGCCGTCCGCATCCCGGTGCTGGAGCGGGCGCGGCCCCGGAAGGTGGCCGTCCAGCAGTCCGGCGCCGGCCAGAAGGCGATCAGGAACTGA
- a CDS encoding serine hydrolase domain-containing protein — protein sequence MMSRGLGRLARRGAARGAAAGAALVLTLATAQAAATAAAGPDVGPSVITAAQPPTVPFDPAKLRATLDATHDAGMYGLFSEVRDGRREWDGAAGVADVRTGRPVTPGMRQRIGSITKSFVATAILQQVERGRVDLDAPVARYLPGLIPGRAGEQTTVRMLLDHTSGIGDYIFPAFPSLRELSADSLDEYRFRDVPPAQLIAWGLRAPRTGEPGERWSYSNTNYVIAGVLLEKVTGAKAEEYITRNVIRKAGLKHTYFPSTPWIAGPHPRMYESLYQHVTPPRDYSTFDMSWAWTAGALVSTMDDLNRFYRRLLTGDLIGPDALAQMQRTVPVKDADGNVLMSYGLGLYSLDLPCGTFWGHDGAVFGAGTQSLSSAGGERQISLTFNLMKYQQLSAGGTPVPHPIDNALAAHVVEALCGSRPVTGTVRPAAQVRLLPLQAVRAAG from the coding sequence ATGATGTCCAGAGGGCTGGGACGGCTGGCGAGGCGCGGCGCCGCCAGGGGCGCGGCCGCGGGTGCGGCGCTCGTTCTGACGTTGGCGACGGCCCAGGCCGCGGCGACGGCGGCGGCCGGGCCGGACGTGGGCCCGTCCGTGATCACCGCCGCGCAGCCGCCGACCGTCCCGTTCGACCCCGCCAAGCTGCGGGCCACCCTGGACGCCACGCACGACGCCGGGATGTACGGGCTGTTCTCCGAGGTCCGGGACGGCCGCAGGGAGTGGGACGGCGCGGCCGGTGTCGCCGACGTCCGCACGGGGCGGCCGGTGACCCCGGGCATGCGCCAGCGGATCGGCAGCATCACCAAGTCGTTCGTCGCCACCGCGATCCTCCAGCAGGTCGAGCGGGGCCGCGTCGACCTCGACGCTCCGGTCGCCCGCTACCTGCCCGGCCTCATCCCGGGACGCGCCGGCGAGCAGACGACCGTGCGGATGCTGCTCGACCACACGAGCGGCATCGGCGACTACATCTTCCCGGCGTTCCCCTCGCTGCGGGAGCTGTCCGCCGACAGCCTGGACGAGTACCGGTTCCGCGACGTGCCGCCCGCCCAGCTCATCGCCTGGGGGCTGCGGGCGCCGCGCACGGGTGAGCCGGGGGAGCGCTGGTCGTACTCCAACACCAACTACGTCATCGCCGGTGTGCTCCTGGAGAAGGTGACCGGGGCCAAGGCGGAGGAGTACATCACCCGGAACGTCATCCGCAAGGCCGGGCTGAAGCACACCTACTTCCCTTCCACGCCCTGGATCGCGGGCCCGCACCCGCGGATGTACGAGTCGCTCTACCAGCATGTGACGCCGCCCCGCGACTACAGCACCTTCGACATGAGCTGGGCCTGGACGGCGGGCGCGCTGGTCTCCACCATGGACGACCTCAACCGCTTCTACCGCAGGCTCCTCACCGGCGACCTCATCGGGCCGGACGCTCTGGCGCAGATGCAGCGGACCGTCCCGGTGAAGGACGCGGACGGCAACGTCCTGATGAGCTACGGCCTCGGGCTCTACTCCCTCGACCTTCCGTGCGGGACGTTCTGGGGGCACGACGGCGCGGTCTTCGGCGCCGGGACCCAGTCCCTGTCGTCCGCCGGGGGCGAGCGGCAGATCTCGCTGACCTTCAACCTGATGAAGTACCAGCAGCTCAGCGCCGGCGGAACGCCCGTCCCGCACCCGATCGACAACGCGCTGGCCGCGCACGTGGTGGAGGCCCTGTGCGGCAGCCGGCCGGTGACCGGCACGGTCCGTCCCGCGGCGCAGGTGCGGCTGCTGCCGCTCCAGGCCGTGCGCGCCGCCGGATGA
- a CDS encoding YciI family protein: MRFLMMTTDDGSAPAGAPDEKLQTEMGRFIEEMSRSGVLLATGGLEPGGTRIKSSGGKVTVLDGPFAEAKETVVGFALIEVGTREEAIELSKRFWAIVGDGEGVIQQVFGPEDLPGQ, translated from the coding sequence ATGCGGTTCCTGATGATGACGACGGACGACGGTTCCGCGCCCGCCGGGGCGCCGGACGAGAAGCTGCAGACGGAGATGGGCCGGTTCATCGAGGAGATGTCCCGGAGCGGGGTGCTGCTCGCGACCGGCGGGCTGGAGCCCGGCGGCACCCGGATCAAGTCGTCCGGCGGCAAGGTCACCGTCCTCGACGGCCCGTTCGCCGAGGCGAAGGAGACGGTCGTCGGGTTCGCGCTCATCGAGGTGGGCACCCGCGAGGAGGCGATCGAGCTGTCCAAGCGCTTCTGGGCGATCGTCGGCGACGGCGAGGGCGTCATCCAGCAGGTCTTCGGGCCGGAGGACCTCCCCGGCCAGTGA